AACCCGGAACATGTCTGGGCGATGGACATTGTCTATATTCCAGTAAACGGCGGACCTATACCTGTGTGCGATAATCGATCTGTACAGCCGCTATGTTTCCGGTTGGTCACTCTCCAACACCATGACATCGGAGTGGTGCACGCGGAAATTGGAAACGGCCATCATGGTATATGTAGCGCCCGAAATACTCAACAACGACCAGGGCAGACAGTTCACCGCCAAGGAGTTCCATACATGAGTGACAGCCCTCTAACAGGGCATAAGGTTGAGCATGGACGGTAAGGGACGGGCAATCGACAATGTTTTCATCGAACATCTATGGAGGAGTATAAAATACGAGCATGTATATCTGTTCCCTGCCGATGACGGTCTGGAATGTTACTGTGGCATCAGGGAATCGGAGGCCAAAGACCGTTGTCGGCTTATGAAAAACAAAAGAAAAAGGCAGCGTAGTGATTTGGGATGGAAAAAAGGTTTTCAACAAAATCGGTGAGTTGTCAATTTCCCCCGGACTTCCTCTTTTCAACATCATTATTACACTTCTTTTTAAAGAAATCCTGTCCTAAGGATAGTGGAAATTCTATGCTGTTAGAAATTTCGCTAAAATTTTGTAGGATTTTCAAATTCGAGGGATTTACTTTCATTTTATTAAGAGCATAAGAATTAACAAAACCAATCTTTATAAAAGTAGGAAATATATTATTAAAATTAATAAATTAGATAAATTAGTAAAGATTTTAATTGTTGTTCTTTTCAAGGCCTAAATAGATACATGCATAAAAAAGTTAAAAAGTGAAAAAATTTAAAATTTCATTTTGTACGATCTGTATGAACAGACTAGAATATCTTCGAAAGACTTTACCTAAGAATATTGAGGACAACCTTAGTTACAATGAAGACTTACCCCTTTTGAAGGCTTCCCTGTTTTTCAGACAGTATAAAAATCAACTATTTTTATCTCATGAAGAAGAGCAGGTTCACGGAAACACAGATTGTTGCGATGCTGCAACAGTATGAATCTAAATGAAATTTAAAAATCAACATATTTATTTGCCGATGCAAAAATTCGAAAAGATATTCCCCAACAGATCATCGGTAGTGACGCTCCCCGTAATTTCACCCAAATGGAACAGGGCTTCCCGAATATCAATCGCCATAAGATCACTGGCCAATCCCTCAGCAAGGGC
The sequence above is a segment of the Muricauda sp. SCSIO 64092 genome. Coding sequences within it:
- a CDS encoding DDE-type integrase/transposase/recombinase encodes the protein MCAIIDLYSRYVSGWSLSNTMTSEWCTRKLETAIMVYVAPEILNNDQGRQFTAKEFHT